One genomic region from Candidatus Hydrogenedentota bacterium encodes:
- a CDS encoding Ig-like domain-containing protein, with the protein MTFNREGTAQVTALALYETLPSGWTYDSYVSGPSPIIAPAPGTSGMLEFVYLTVAAFPATFVYRVNVPVDENGTQVLSGYAEYRLGGGAILTPLVETPIPEENQPPVANGDAYAVSEDETLTVPAPGVLANDTDPDGDALTALLVDGVSCGALTFSPDGSFQYVPDSNFFGIDSFTYKASDEPGQTGTGGDTLPDPGGDGRFDASDVQMVINEALGVQGARGDINRDGCVNAVDIQLIIEAVLAGRAPLKNLQYEGFPLAKLDSEIVTVTITVAPLNDVPGAASDAYTVAEDQTLTVTAPGVLGNDSDPDGDALTAMLVSGVSHGVLTLNADGSFSYVPAANYSGSDSFTYLANDGELDSSIATVSITVTPVNDRPVAANDSYTVSEDQALTVAAPGVLGNDSDPDGNVLTAVLLTGVSHGTLTLNPNGSFSYTPAADYSGPDSFRYVASDQIVVSLAATVSITITPAGEQPVGIDDAYTVAEDQTLAVTAPGVLGNDTDEDGDALMAVLVSGPSQGTLTFNADGSFVYQPEANYNGQDSFTYRANDGALDSNEATVTITVTPVNDAPVADAGDDQINALTGRTITLDGSDSYDVDGDLIAYEWRFESLPPASALTDNDIAGWDTASPSFIPDVAGDFVLSLVVRDYEFDSDPDYVMV; encoded by the coding sequence GTGACTTTCAACAGGGAAGGCACCGCCCAAGTCACCGCCCTGGCCCTGTACGAGACTCTCCCAAGCGGCTGGACTTACGACAGTTATGTGAGCGGACCCTCCCCTATAATCGCTCCTGCGCCGGGCACTTCCGGGATGCTGGAGTTCGTATATCTCACTGTGGCGGCTTTTCCTGCGACGTTTGTCTACAGGGTCAATGTGCCAGTTGATGAAAATGGTACCCAGGTTCTATCCGGGTACGCTGAGTACCGTCTCGGCGGGGGCGCAATTCTCACGCCTCTAGTCGAGACGCCTATCCCAGAGGAGAACCAGCCGCCTGTTGCCAACGGTGACGCTTACGCGGTGTCCGAGGACGAGACGCTGACCGTGCCAGCGCCGGGCGTGTTGGCCAACGACACCGACCCTGATGGCGACGCCTTGACGGCCCTGCTTGTTGACGGCGTGAGCTGCGGCGCGCTGACGTTCAGCCCGGATGGCTCATTTCAATACGTCCCCGACAGCAATTTCTTTGGCATCGATAGTTTCACGTACAAAGCAAGCGATGAGCCAGGCCAGACCGGGACGGGCGGAGATACCTTGCCTGACCCGGGCGGAGACGGACGGTTCGACGCCAGTGATGTTCAAATGGTCATCAACGAGGCTTTGGGCGTACAGGGAGCCAGGGGGGATATTAACCGTGACGGCTGTGTAAACGCCGTGGATATCCAATTAATCATTGAGGCGGTTCTTGCGGGCCGTGCCCCGCTCAAGAATCTGCAATACGAAGGTTTCCCACTGGCCAAGCTGGATTCCGAAATCGTTACGGTCACCATCACGGTTGCGCCGCTTAACGATGTCCCAGGAGCGGCGTCCGATGCCTATACGGTGGCTGAGGACCAGACCCTGACGGTGACCGCGCCGGGCGTTTTAGGCAACGACAGCGACCCGGATGGTGACGCCCTGACGGCCATGCTGGTAAGCGGCGTGAGCCACGGCGTTCTGACACTGAACGCCGACGGCTCGTTTTCGTACGTGCCAGCGGCAAATTACAGCGGATCAGACAGCTTCACTTATCTGGCCAATGACGGTGAATTGGATAGCAGCATAGCGACGGTGAGCATCACGGTAACGCCCGTCAACGATCGGCCTGTAGCCGCGAATGATTCATACACGGTCTCCGAGGACCAAGCACTTACAGTGGCTGCTCCGGGCGTTTTGGGCAACGACAGTGACCCGGATGGCAACGTTCTTACGGCGGTGCTGCTTACGGGCGTGAGCCACGGAACGCTCACTCTGAATCCGAATGGTTCGTTCAGCTATACGCCAGCAGCCGATTACAGCGGTCCAGACAGCTTCAGGTACGTGGCAAGCGATCAGATTGTCGTGAGTCTTGCAGCAACGGTCTCGATTACTATCACGCCTGCTGGAGAGCAACCCGTAGGAATCGATGATGCCTACACGGTGGCTGAGGACCAGACGCTGGCGGTCACTGCGCCGGGCGTTTTGGGCAACGATACAGACGAAGACGGCGACGCCCTGATGGCGGTGCTGGTGAGTGGCCCCAGCCAGGGCACTCTGACGTTCAACGCGGATGGTTCGTTCGTATACCAGCCCGAGGCGAATTACAACGGCCAGGACAGCTTCACGTACAGAGCCAACGACGGAGCACTCGACAGCAATGAAGCGACGGTGACCATCACGGTCACGCCGGTCAACGACGCGCCGGTTGCGGACGCGGGCGATGACCAGATCAACGCGCTCACCGGTCGAACAATCACCCTGGACGGCAGCGACTCGTACGACGTGGACGGCGACTTGATCGCTTACGAGTGGCGTTTCGAGAGCCTGCCGCCCGCGAGTGCGTTGACGGACAACGATATCGCCGGTTGGGATACCGCGAGTCCGTCGTTCATTCCGGACGTTGCGGGCGATTTCGTTCTATCGCTGGTAGTGAGGGATTACGAATTTGACAGTGATCCGGATTACGTGATGGTCT